The genome window AAAGCCTGAGGGTCAATTTGGTGAAACATCAGAGATTCGAGACAAATTTAGACCCATGGAAACTCATCGAAGAATTGCAAAAAAGCATTCTGCAAATCTCAGACCTGAAGGAGATTTTGGTGAGAAATCCGAGGTTCATGATAAATACAAGGCATTAGAAACTCACAGGAACATTGCTAAGAAGCATTCAGCAAACCTCAGACCCGAGGGAGATTTTGGTGAGAAATCTGAGGTTCATGATAAATACAAGGCCTTGGAAACTAAAAGGAACATTGCAAAGAAACATTCAGCAAACCTCAGACCTGAAGGCGACTTTGGCGAGACCTCAGAAATTCATGATAAATATAAACCATTGGAAACTCACAGGAACATTGCAAAGAAACATTCAGCAAACCTCAGACCCGAGGGAGATTTTGGTGAGAAATCTGAGGTTCATGATAAATACAAGGCCTTGGAAACTAAAAGGAACATTGCAAAGAAACATTCAGCAAACCTCAGACCTGAAGGTGACTTTGGTGAGACCTCAGAAATTCATGATAAATACAAGGCCTTAGAAACTAAAAGGAACATTGCAAAGAAACATTCAGCAAACCTCAGACCAGAAGGTGACTTTGGTGAAACCTCAGAAATTCATGATAAATATAAACCTTTGGAAACTCACAGGAACATTGCAAAGAAACACTCAGCAAACCTCAGACCAGAAGGTGACTTTGGTGAAACCTCAGAAATTCATGATAAATACAAGGCCTTGGAAACTCACAGGAACATTGCAAAGAAACATTCAGCAAACCTCAGACCAGAAGGTGACTTTGGTGAAACCTCAGAAATTCATGATAAATATAAACCTTTGGAAACTCGCAGGAACATTGCAAAGAAACACTCAGCAAACCTCAGACCAGAAGGTGACTTTGGTGAAACCTCAGAAATTCATGATAAATACAAGGCCTTGGAAACTCACAGGAACATTGCTAAAAAACACTCAGCAAACCTCAGACCTGAAGGTGACTTTGGCGAAACCTCAGAAATTCATGATAAATATAAACCTTTGGAAACTCACAGGAACATTGCAAAGAAACACTCAGCAAACCTCAGACCAGAAGGTGACTTTGGTGAAACCTCAGAAATTCATGATAAATACAAGGCCTTGGAAACTCACAGGAACATTGCTAAAAAACACTCAGCAAACCTCAGACCTGAAGGTGACTTTGGTGAGACCTCAGAAATTCATGATAAATACAAGGCCTTGGAAACTCACAGGAACATTGCTAAAAAACACTCAGCAAACCTCAGACCTGAAGGTGACTTTGGCGAAACCTCAGAAATTCATGATAAATATAAACCTTTGGAAACTCACAGGAACATTGCAAAGAAACACTCAGCAAACCTCAGACCAGAAGGTGACTTTGGTGAAACCTCAGAAATTCATGATAAATACAAGGCCTTGGAAACTCACAGGAACATTGCTAAAAAACACTCAGCAAACCTCAGACCTGAAGGTGACTTTGGTGAGACCTCAGAAATTCATGATAAATACAAGGCCTTGGAAACTCACAGGAACATTGCTAAAAAACACTCAGCAAACCTCAGACCTGAAGGTGACTTTGGTGAGACCTCAGAAATTCATGATAAATATAAACCTTTGGAAACTCACAGGAACATTGCAAAGAAACACTCAGCAAACCTCAGACCAGAAGGTGACTTTGGCGAAACCTCAGAAATTCATGATAAATATAAACCTTTGGAAACTCACAGGAACATTGCAAAGAAACACTCAGCAAACCTCAGACCAGAAGGTGACTTTGGTGAAACCTCAGAAATTCATGATAAATACAAGGCCTTGGAAACTCACAGGAACATTGCTAAAAAACACTCAGCAAACCTCAGACCTGAAGGTGACTTCGGTGAGACCTCAGAAATTCATGATAAATATAAACCATTGGAAACTCACAGGAACATTGCAAAGAAACATTCAGCAAACCTCAGACCTGAAGGTGACTTTGGTGAGACTTCTGAGGTTCACGACAAATACAAAGCACCGGACACTCACAGAAACATTGCAAAGAAGCATACAGCAAGCCTTAGACTGGAAGGTGACTTTGGTGAGACTTCTGAAGTTCATGATCAATATAAGCCTTTGGATAGTCACAGAAAGATTGCAAAAAAGCACTCAGCAACTCTAAAACCTGAAGGCCAGTTTGGAGAAACTTCAGAAATCCAAGATAAATACAGAAGCTTAGAGACGCAAAGAAATATTGCTAAGCGTCATAGTGCTAAGCTGAAGCCTGAAGGGAGCTTTGGTGGGACATCAGAACTTCACGATAAGTACAAAAACTATGATCCTCAGAGAAACATAGCTAAACGTCAAGTAGCTAAATTGATACCTGAAGGGGATTTTGGAGAAATCACTGAAGTTAAAGACAGTTATAGACAAAAAGAAACAAGGAGAAATATTGCTAAACCCCACAGTGGAAAACTTAAACCTGAGGGAGAATTTGGAGAGACATCAGAGCTTCATGACAAATACAAGACTTTTGAAGCTCACAGAAATATTGCCCAGCCCCATAATCCATCCTTAAAACCAGAGGGTAGATTTGGTGAAATCTCAGAGTGCCAAGATAGTTACCGAGACCATGAGCCTAAACGACCAAAAGTAGACAAGATAAATAGTGATCAACTTTGGCTCGATAGTCCTCAAATTGTAATCAGAGGCACTACAGAAACATTATCCACATACACTGAGTTTTCTGATATAAAAGCTACAGATCTGAGAGTCCCACCAAAATACACACATAATGTGATAGCAGTGAAAGCAGCCTAAGACTACAGCTGATACAATATTATGTATTTCTGTTAATACTCTCCGTTTCAATTTAATTACTATATTTTAATGATATAGCACTGACTTACCTCTAGCTCAAGAGTATTTTTCTAAATTCATGGTGAGCATCAGGTGAATCATACAATTATTAATTCCTGCATTACTGTATTGTTTCTGATTTTCTTCATGATTTTGTAAAAATATCATGTATTCCCTTGTTTAAGTTattgtattgtgactttttatccTCTACTGTGGTTAAGTTTGTATAGTCATAGATTTACATATGCAAGGCCACTGGTTCAATTCCCAATACTCCTTTACACAGTTTGATACCTTTGTTTTTTAAATTTACCCTTTTGTTTTACTCCTgaccaatattaaaaaaaatatgtaatatatatattttaaaacagAAACATGGGTTGTAATTTCGACCATGTAGATGGCATATTTTGGTACAATTGAGTGTAGCATTTAAGCAATATACAGTAAAGGAGGTCCCAACATATGAACACCCCAAGTTACACACATCTACACCTACAAATGGTTCAAGTTGTGGTACTTCTATTTGTGTTTACAAATACCCCAAGTTACATACATCCATATTTACAGGCACCACAAATTAAACACATCCATACTTACAAGTGGCACAACTTCCACAAAtccatacatacaaacacagcaCATACGAACCTTTGTACTATTGTTTTCTGTACAAGTAACTTGTTTGCAAGTTTATACACCAGAAACACAACTTACAAGTTGAGGACTGCCTGTACTGTACTGGACATGACTTCTCTGCAGCAGTGCATTTGAGATACAGCATTTTGCAGACCTTTACTCACGTTATATATTTCTCAACTCATCATCATAGatattagacattttaattatgTAGTATGGTAATGCATAGTATCTTAGTCTAATACTTTTAGTAGTTATTCCTATTAGTGGTGATGTTGACATGGGAGCATAATAAAAAGTCTTCTTGCAGCATTATCATCAGACAATGCTAGCTATAGAGGACTTCAAAGAAGTATTAAGTAATGGTTGACTGATGAAGTGTCAGAGGTTAAGTGCATAATCACTTTACTGGGTAACAAAGTTTTCAAGGTAATTTTTAAAAAGTATTAAATTTCAATGTAACATTCTTCATTCAAATCCAAAGGAATGTGTTCCAAGAGAAGCTCGAGGATTTTGAGTTCATCATTAGTGAACTTAAATTTCGTTACGAAAAAATGGGATACGTTTTCGAGCCCCAAAACATCtgtagaaataaatggtataaaataccgacacaatggaaatataaacacttaagcagtataatgtgatcctttattgacaacgttttgcccacacagtgggctttattaagtcacaaacagatctgtttgtgacttgataaagcccactgtgtgggcaaaacattgtcaataaaggatcacattatactgcttaagtgtttatatttccaaaacaTCTGTAATTGGACATAATATTAGTCAAACCTTTTGAATTACAATATTCTGGAATAGCTGTACTACAAACAGGTCATCTGACAGACATATATACTGCAATATAATATTGTATAATAGGTGAGGCAATTTACATATAAGCACTAAGTTGTAGATCTAAGGGCCTAGCTCACGAACATCACCATAATCCAGCCAAGCTTGTGACTGTTTGGATTGTGGGTCTGCAAGCACAGCTTGTGAATGAATAATAAGgcatattattatattaaaaaacaCAAACTAAACCCACATGGATTATACAGCTGCAATAAAACATGCCTCGAAATTTGCCATACGTGTATTCACATATGATATTGTACATATATGGAATTTGTGGATATGGAAAGAGTAAAGTATATTCTTAGTTAATCTTTAGTCACTTAACCTCATAAAGAAGACAGAAACATGAAAGTTGTTTGAGAAAGgctgaagataaaaaaaaatgtgcaaTAAACAAGGGCACATGAAGGGAACCCAAAGGATTCAGTCAGCCCAGTATGCACAAGCACCTAGACGCAGGCAGTCTAGTTGTCCTGATGCTGTCATCGCTGCCACTAGTCACCTAACAATCAGGCATTCAAATTTTTGTATCTACTGCAGTAATCACGAATAAAGACATTTTTTTCAGTATGTATATTCTTTCATGTAATAATATGCCTTCTAAaagatttatatttttattaacctGTATTCTTTAAGAGGTGACATTATCACAGTTTAGTTATATTTGGTACAGAAATGCTAATAGTTACAAAATGCAGTTTTGACTGTGGTCAAATAGTCTTTTCAATAAATATTTTCATTAAGGTTGTAGTCCTTTCAAGGGAGAAcgtgttgctgctggtgaagggctcttaatccaagcaaTATGAGCTATCCTCGCCTTCCTTGGATCATTCTCGATTACTGTACCTTCATtgctaagatatatatatatatatatatatatatatatatatatatatatatatatatatatatatatatatatatatatatatatatatatagtagggtcccactttacggcgttccgctaacacggcgatgtcaaattatgaccaaaatttgctatacggcaagcggtctttcaaatacggcgccccccacccggtttgtttacattctccgtgaccacatctattatgtcaggaaattttccaaaatttcaagtgttttaaagttactgcgtattttatatgtactctgataattatacttatgtgtacctgtacctaaatatacttacacactgtgctggtgtgcaggtacacattaaaatcgctaagtctctctctactcatgacgccaatacatgtactacgtaataataatcactcttgggcacactaaatgtcttattttacattat of Cherax quadricarinatus isolate ZL_2023a chromosome 61, ASM3850222v1, whole genome shotgun sequence contains these proteins:
- the LOC128699322 gene encoding uncharacterized protein, whose translation is MNNSLKYTGKVTAFSEILNSYQPTDPSRPERRRAGTNLRGEKNFGDEVNNSMFHIFGGQHRYSYRIPDNLKPDGIFGEKSEVKDKYREFAAERPVIWRQKTNLMVIGKFSEVSESRNQYKDFQAKRPNIKKMEANLKPEGNFGETTEVHDQYRELHTHRNIAPKHQASIRPEGHFGETSENKDSYRQFETQRIIAKKHGSSLKPEGQFGETSEIRDKFRPMETHRRIAKKHSANLRPEGDFGEKSEVHDKYKALETHRNIAKKHSANLRPEGDFGEKSEVHDKYKALETKRNIAKKHSANLRPEGDFGETSEIHDKYKPLETHRNIAKKHSANLRPEGDFGEKSEVHDKYKALETKRNIAKKHSANLRPEGDFGETSEIHDKYKALETKRNIAKKHSANLRPEGDFGETSEIHDKYKPLETHRNIAKKHSANLRPEGDFGETSEIHDKYKALETHRNIAKKHSANLRPEGDFGETSEIHDKYKPLETRRNIAKKHSANLRPEGDFGETSEIHDKYKALETHRNIAKKHSANLRPEGDFGETSEIHDKYKPLETHRNIAKKHSANLRPEGDFGETSEIHDKYKALETHRNIAKKHSANLRPEGDFGETSEIHDKYKALETHRNIAKKHSANLRPEGDFGETSEIHDKYKPLETHRNIAKKHSANLRPEGDFGETSEIHDKYKALETHRNIAKKHSANLRPEGDFGETSEIHDKYKALETHRNIAKKHSANLRPEGDFGETSEIHDKYKPLETHRNIAKKHSANLRPEGDFGETSEIHDKYKPLETHRNIAKKHSANLRPEGDFGETSEIHDKYKALETHRNIAKKHSANLRPEGDFGETSEIHDKYKPLETHRNIAKKHSANLRPEGDFGETSEVHDKYKAPDTHRNIAKKHTASLRLEGDFGETSEVHDQYKPLDSHRKIAKKHSATLKPEGQFGETSEIQDKYRSLETQRNIAKRHSAKLKPEGSFGGTSELHDKYKNYDPQRNIAKRQVAKLIPEGDFGEITEVKDSYRQKETRRNIAKPHSGKLKPEGEFGETSELHDKYKTFEAHRNIAQPHNPSLKPEGRFGEISECQDSYRDHEPKRPKVDKINSDQLWLDSPQIVIRGTTETLSTYTEFSDIKATDLRVPPKYTHNVIAVKAA